A single genomic interval of Lacrimispora sphenoides JCM 1415 harbors:
- a CDS encoding RNA degradosome polyphosphate kinase, producing the protein MTGTDEIYNNPENYVNRELSWIEFNYRVLSEARDKNLPLFERLKFLSITASNLDEFYMVRVASLKDMVHAKYTKPDIAGLKPSEQLEKISVRTHELVALQYSTYNRSLLPALKQNGLRVVQVHEDLSEKEGSYADSYFERNVYPVLTPMAVDSSRPFPLVRNKSLNIAALLQKKSGEDELEFAMVQVPSVLPRIVELPTGKKDERAVILLEQIIERNIGSLFLNYNVITAHPFRIMRNADLTIDEEEAEDLLEEIQKQLKKRQWGEAIRLEVEEKMDKRLLKILKRELSISSADIFEIAGPLDLTFLMKMYGMKGFNHLKAVPYIPQQVPRLMNEDDIFTNIRGGDILLHHPYETFDPVVNFVKTAASDPEVLAIKQTLYRVSGNSSIIAALAEAADNGKQVSVLVELKARFDEENNINWAKKLEKSGCHVIYGLVGLKTHSKITLVVRREEDGIRRYVHLGTGNYNDSTAKLYTDLGLMTCNPQIGEDATAVFNMLSGYSEPLHWNKLVMAPIWLRARFLRLIRRETKNAENGKTAHIMAKMNSLCDKEIIAALYEASCAGVKIELIVRGICSLKAGVPGLSETIKVHSIVGNFLEHSRIFYFENDNSPELYMGSADWMPRNLDRRVEIMFPVEDEMLQEQIIHLLKVQFQDNVKAHILKADGTYEKPDKRGKVLVNSQEMFCEEAIQNVKAELGKLDPVGSRVFIPTESQE; encoded by the coding sequence ATGACAGGCACCGATGAAATATACAACAATCCTGAGAATTATGTAAACCGGGAACTGAGCTGGATCGAATTCAATTACCGCGTGCTCAGTGAAGCGAGAGATAAAAACCTTCCTCTTTTTGAACGGCTGAAGTTTTTAAGCATCACAGCCTCAAACTTGGATGAATTCTATATGGTCCGGGTGGCTTCCTTAAAGGATATGGTCCATGCTAAATATACAAAGCCGGATATTGCAGGCCTAAAACCGTCGGAACAGCTTGAAAAGATCAGCGTGCGGACTCATGAGCTGGTTGCTTTGCAGTATTCTACTTATAACCGTTCTCTTCTGCCTGCATTAAAACAGAATGGACTCCGGGTGGTTCAGGTCCATGAGGACCTAAGCGAAAAAGAGGGAAGCTATGCGGACAGCTATTTTGAAAGAAATGTATATCCGGTGCTCACTCCCATGGCTGTGGATTCATCCAGGCCATTTCCGCTGGTCCGAAACAAATCCTTAAACATCGCGGCTCTCCTTCAGAAAAAAAGCGGGGAAGATGAACTGGAATTTGCCATGGTCCAGGTACCTAGCGTTCTTCCGAGGATCGTTGAGCTTCCCACCGGAAAAAAGGATGAACGGGCGGTCATTTTATTGGAACAGATCATTGAACGGAATATCGGCAGCCTGTTTTTAAATTACAACGTCATTACCGCCCATCCCTTCCGCATCATGAGAAATGCAGATCTTACCATAGATGAGGAAGAAGCGGAGGACCTTCTGGAGGAGATCCAGAAACAGCTTAAGAAACGGCAGTGGGGCGAGGCTATCCGTCTGGAAGTGGAAGAAAAGATGGATAAACGACTGTTAAAAATACTGAAACGGGAATTAAGCATCAGCTCCGCCGATATCTTTGAGATCGCAGGTCCTCTGGATCTGACCTTTCTCATGAAGATGTACGGAATGAAAGGCTTTAACCATCTAAAGGCAGTTCCCTATATTCCCCAGCAGGTTCCAAGGCTTATGAACGAGGACGACATATTTACCAACATCCGCGGAGGCGACATTTTGCTTCATCATCCTTATGAGACCTTTGACCCTGTGGTAAATTTTGTAAAAACCGCAGCCAGTGACCCTGAAGTCCTGGCGATCAAGCAGACCCTTTACAGGGTCAGCGGAAATTCCTCCATCATTGCCGCTTTGGCAGAGGCCGCCGACAATGGCAAGCAGGTATCGGTGCTGGTGGAACTAAAGGCCCGCTTTGATGAGGAAAATAATATCAACTGGGCAAAAAAGCTGGAGAAGTCCGGCTGTCATGTCATCTATGGACTGGTAGGTTTAAAGACTCACAGCAAGATCACTCTGGTGGTACGCAGAGAAGAGGATGGCATCCGCCGTTATGTTCATTTAGGCACCGGAAACTATAACGATTCCACAGCAAAGCTTTATACGGATCTTGGCCTTATGACCTGCAACCCTCAGATCGGGGAAGATGCCACCGCCGTATTCAACATGCTGTCAGGCTATTCCGAGCCGCTTCACTGGAATAAGCTGGTGATGGCTCCTATCTGGCTGCGGGCCAGATTCTTAAGGCTGATCCGCAGGGAGACGAAAAATGCAGAAAACGGGAAAACGGCTCATATCATGGCCAAGATGAACTCCCTTTGCGATAAGGAAATCATAGCGGCCCTTTATGAGGCCTCCTGCGCAGGAGTGAAGATCGAATTGATCGTCCGCGGGATATGCAGCTTAAAGGCGGGAGTTCCGGGCTTAAGTGAAACAATTAAGGTCCATTCCATTGTTGGTAATTTCCTGGAGCATTCCCGGATCTTCTATTTTGAAAATGACAACAGTCCGGAGCTGTATATGGGAAGCGCCGACTGGATGCCAAGAAACTTAGACCGAAGGGTGGAGATCATGTTCCCTGTAGAAGATGAAATGCTGCAGGAGCAGATCATCCATCTCCTTAAGGTGCAGTTTCAGGATAATGTGAAGGCTCATATCTTAAAAGCCGACGGAACCTATGAGAAACCTGATAAAAGGGGCAAGGTCCTGGTCAACAGCCAGGAGATGTTCTGTGAAGAGGCCATCCAGAATGTGAAAGCGGAGCTTGGCAAGTTGGATCCGGTAGGCAGCCGGGTGTTTATTCCTACGGAAAGTCAGGAGTAA
- a CDS encoding putative ABC transporter permease, producing the protein MKGMKTLSQLNLKQLPLNFCKCGVTGWCLEVIFTSTESILRQDWRLMGQTSLLMFPIYGCGALLGPIGDLIDRWVNPGSGFTAKKADLAIRHGFLYMVLIFVAEYFAGSLLRGRGMCPWDYTGRNSNIDGLIRLDFAPLWFATGLLFEQITKKKGG; encoded by the coding sequence ATGAAGGGTATGAAAACACTATCACAATTAAACTTAAAACAACTGCCACTTAATTTTTGCAAATGCGGGGTGACAGGTTGGTGCCTGGAGGTTATCTTTACCTCCACGGAATCCATTTTGCGCCAAGACTGGCGGCTTATGGGGCAGACGTCCCTATTAATGTTTCCTATTTATGGCTGCGGAGCACTTTTAGGTCCCATTGGAGATCTTATTGACCGGTGGGTGAATCCCGGTTCAGGATTTACGGCAAAGAAAGCGGATCTTGCTATCCGCCATGGATTTCTTTACATGGTTCTCATTTTTGTGGCGGAATATTTTGCCGGCTCCCTTTTGCGGGGCAGAGGGATGTGCCCGTGGGATTATACGGGGCGAAACTCCAACATAGACGGGCTGATCCGTCTGGACTTTGCACCGTTGTGGTTTGCCACAGGACTGTTGTTTGAACAAATTACAAAAAAGAAAGGCGGGTAG
- a CDS encoding DUF4250 domain-containing protein, producing the protein MFNIPKDPVMLLSYVNTQLRDYYPSLEECCHSLGIQENDLTLSLAAIDYHYNRERNQFV; encoded by the coding sequence ATGTTTAATATACCTAAAGATCCGGTGATGCTGCTAAGCTATGTCAATACTCAGTTAAGAGATTATTATCCTTCTCTTGAGGAATGCTGCCATAGTCTTGGGATCCAGGAGAATGACCTGACCCTTTCTCTGGCTGCGATTGATTATCATTATAACAGGGAGAGAAATCAGTTTGTATAA
- a CDS encoding lysophospholipid acyltransferase family protein: protein MIRFILVAATVIIFLILSIPVIIFEWLTGKKDRRQRDIQSLAVVQWIFRIILHMAGVSITVKGKENIPSDRAVLYVGNHRSYFDILVGYVTVPDLMGFVAKKEMEKIPLLSTWMKYVNCLFLDRKNLKEGLKTILTGIDQVKRGVSVWIFPEGTRNREESPLDLIPFKEGSLKIAEKSGCPVVPVAITGTAEVFERQFPRMLPSQVTIEFGKPFYTKELEPEFRKFPGAYVENQIKAMLEAELKSQGKISDRA from the coding sequence ATGATACGTTTTATTCTTGTAGCAGCAACAGTCATCATATTTTTGATTTTAAGCATTCCGGTCATTATTTTCGAATGGCTGACCGGTAAAAAGGACCGCCGCCAGCGGGATATCCAGAGCCTGGCGGTGGTCCAATGGATTTTCCGGATCATTCTTCATATGGCAGGCGTGAGCATCACGGTTAAGGGTAAGGAGAATATACCTTCAGACCGGGCCGTTTTGTACGTTGGAAATCACAGGAGCTATTTTGATATTCTTGTAGGTTATGTCACGGTTCCCGACCTTATGGGATTTGTGGCAAAAAAAGAAATGGAGAAGATTCCTCTGCTTTCCACCTGGATGAAGTATGTAAACTGTCTGTTTCTAGACAGGAAGAATTTAAAAGAAGGCTTAAAGACCATACTCACAGGAATCGATCAGGTAAAACGAGGTGTTTCTGTCTGGATCTTCCCGGAAGGTACCAGGAACCGGGAGGAGAGTCCCTTAGATCTCATTCCTTTTAAGGAAGGAAGCCTTAAAATTGCGGAAAAAAGCGGCTGTCCGGTAGTACCGGTTGCAATTACCGGAACTGCGGAGGTGTTTGAGCGGCAATTTCCCCGCATGCTTCCCTCTCAAGTGACGATTGAATTTGGCAAGCCCTTTTATACAAAGGAATTGGAACCGGAATTTCGGAAATTCCCAGGCGCTTATGTAGAGAATCAGATAAAGGCCATGCTGGAAGCAGAACTGAAAAGCCAGGGAAAGATTTCTGACAGGGCTTAA
- the pheA gene encoding prephenate dehydratase, with protein MKTLDLQEIRKQLDGIDREIVSLFEKRMALSGQVAEYKIETGKQVYDKEREQQKIEAVTGMVEDEFHKQAVRELFTQMMTISRHFQYKLMAEHGLKAEYDFRPVKSISVNHARVVYQGVEGAYTHEAALKYFGADADIYHVDSWEDAMKEVEAGAADYAVLPIENSSAGAVTHNYDLLIKYHNYIVAETFLSVDHALLGLSEAKEGDIQTVFSHPQALMQCSEFLNANRDWRQISVENTAIAAKKVFEDGDPSQAAVASEIAGEIYGLKVLKSSINHNKNNTTRFIILSKEPVYREDAGKISISFELPHKSGSLYNMLSNFIYNGVNMMMIESRPILGRNWEYRFFIDIEGNLSDASIQNALKGISEEGSNMRVLGNY; from the coding sequence ATGAAGACATTGGATTTACAGGAAATCAGAAAACAGCTTGACGGGATTGACCGTGAGATTGTATCGTTATTTGAAAAGCGGATGGCGCTTAGCGGCCAGGTGGCTGAATATAAGATTGAAACAGGTAAGCAGGTTTATGACAAGGAAAGGGAGCAGCAGAAGATCGAGGCTGTGACCGGTATGGTGGAAGATGAATTCCATAAACAGGCGGTAAGGGAGCTGTTCACTCAGATGATGACCATTAGCCGCCATTTCCAGTACAAGCTTATGGCGGAACACGGACTTAAGGCGGAATATGATTTCCGGCCGGTAAAGAGTATTTCAGTCAATCATGCACGGGTGGTGTATCAGGGAGTGGAAGGCGCCTACACCCACGAGGCGGCACTAAAATATTTTGGAGCCGATGCAGATATTTACCATGTGGACTCCTGGGAAGATGCCATGAAAGAGGTGGAGGCAGGAGCAGCTGATTATGCGGTTCTGCCCATTGAGAATTCCTCTGCAGGGGCGGTTACCCATAATTATGACTTACTTATAAAATATCACAATTACATTGTGGCGGAAACCTTCCTTTCCGTAGACCATGCGCTGCTTGGGCTTTCGGAGGCAAAGGAGGGGGACATCCAAACGGTGTTTTCCCACCCACAGGCCCTTATGCAGTGCTCTGAATTTTTAAATGCCAACAGGGACTGGAGGCAGATCAGCGTGGAGAATACTGCCATAGCTGCCAAAAAGGTCTTTGAGGATGGTGATCCGTCCCAGGCGGCGGTGGCCAGTGAGATCGCAGGGGAAATTTACGGGCTGAAGGTTTTAAAATCTTCCATCAACCATAATAAAAACAATACGACCCGGTTCATCATCCTGTCAAAGGAGCCGGTATACCGGGAAGATGCGGGAAAAATAAGCATAAGCTTTGAACTGCCCCATAAGAGCGGTTCTCTTTATAATATGCTGAGCAATTTTATCTATAACGGGGTCAACATGATGATGATCGAGTCCAGGCCCATTCTTGGAAGGAACTGGGAATACCGGTTTTTTATAGATATTGAGGGGAATTTAAGTGATGCCTCCATTCAGAATGCCTTAAAGGGAATCTCTGAAGAGGGAAGCAATATGAGGGTTTTGGGAAATTATTAG
- a CDS encoding ATP-binding protein produces MKSQELILYRNLNHRELFDKIAGLLSLESGSERETMPDSYACAGQLIELAASYGFEGNLWHCFLAFCLANNENAYSTSCEIVGPIEGTLNELAAHDFRVIKDLFDHDIRKLDRLNRGEGIWTALSDYQTADGSSKIYNKRIRDQIVALAVALEEAEDEAVFASEITEFYRRFGVGKFGLNKAFRIEEAIGEPQILPITSIEHVHLDDIIGYQLQKQKLIENTEAFLNGRAANNVLLFGDSGTGKSSSIKAMLNEYYDRGLRIIEVYKHQFKSLSKVQEQVKDRNYKFIIYMDDLSFEDSELEYKYLKAIIEGGLGKKPGNVLIYATSNRRHLIREKFSDKRELDDDLHNNDTVQEKLSLVARFGVTIYYGSPDRREFQEIVGALAARSDINMSLEELYAKANIWELNHGGLSGRTASQFITHLLGTTEKKDDI; encoded by the coding sequence ATGAAATCCCAGGAATTGATTTTGTACCGTAATTTGAATCATCGTGAACTTTTTGACAAGATCGCCGGGCTCCTGAGCCTGGAATCGGGGTCGGAAAGAGAAACAATGCCGGATTCCTATGCCTGCGCCGGTCAGCTCATTGAGCTGGCGGCTTCCTATGGCTTTGAGGGGAATCTCTGGCATTGTTTTTTAGCATTCTGCCTTGCAAACAATGAAAATGCCTATAGTACCTCCTGTGAGATCGTAGGCCCCATCGAAGGGACTTTAAATGAACTGGCTGCTCATGATTTCCGGGTCATAAAGGATTTGTTTGATCATGACATCCGAAAACTGGACCGTTTAAACCGGGGAGAGGGGATATGGACCGCCCTTTCCGATTACCAGACGGCAGATGGCAGCAGTAAGATCTATAATAAGAGGATCAGGGACCAGATCGTTGCCCTGGCCGTTGCCTTGGAAGAAGCTGAGGATGAGGCTGTTTTTGCTTCTGAGATAACAGAGTTTTACCGCAGGTTCGGAGTAGGGAAGTTCGGCCTTAATAAAGCCTTCCGCATCGAGGAGGCAATCGGCGAGCCTCAGATCCTTCCTATCACCAGCATTGAACATGTCCATTTAGATGACATCATCGGCTACCAGCTCCAAAAGCAGAAGCTGATCGAAAATACGGAGGCTTTCTTAAACGGGCGGGCTGCCAATAACGTCCTGCTGTTCGGTGACAGCGGAACCGGAAAATCCTCCAGCATTAAGGCCATGCTCAATGAATATTATGACAGAGGGCTTCGGATCATCGAGGTCTATAAGCATCAATTCAAATCCCTTTCAAAGGTCCAGGAACAGGTGAAGGATCGGAATTACAAATTTATTATTTACATGGATGACCTATCCTTTGAGGATTCTGAATTGGAGTATAAGTATTTAAAGGCGATCATTGAAGGCGGCCTTGGGAAAAAGCCGGGTAATGTGCTGATTTATGCCACTTCCAACCGCAGGCATCTCATACGGGAAAAATTCAGTGACAAAAGGGAGCTGGATGATGACTTACATAATAATGACACCGTCCAGGAAAAGCTTTCCCTGGTGGCCCGCTTTGGTGTGACCATCTATTACGGCTCGCCGGACAGAAGAGAGTTCCAGGAGATCGTAGGGGCGCTGGCCGCCCGCAGCGATATAAACATGTCTCTGGAAGAATTGTATGCAAAAGCAAATATATGGGAACTAAACCACGGAGGCTTATCAGGCAGAACGGCAAGCCAGTTTATTACACACCTTTTGGGAACAACTGAAAAGAAAGATGATATTTAA
- a CDS encoding asparaginase, producing MKKILMLGTGGTIACKRSDNGLKPLLTTDEILSYVPEASEFCQADSLQILNIDSTNMQPSHWITMAKAIETHYKDYDGFVICHGTDTMAYTASALSYLVQDSEKPIVITGAQRPIDMENTDARTNLSDSLRFASESKAHGVTIAFDGKVIAGTRGKKERTKSYNAFSSINFPYIAAIQDGHVLFYVDDKASCPRQVRFFQKLNPHVALMKLIPSMGSDVLDFMAEHYDAVIIESFGVGGLPSYDTGDFYKAVKKWIKLGKTVVMATQVTNEGSDMSVYEVGHSIKKELGLLEAYDMTLEATVTKLMWILGQTSDENEIRELFYRTINRDILWQA from the coding sequence ATGAAAAAAATACTAATGCTTGGAACAGGGGGCACCATCGCCTGTAAGCGGAGTGACAATGGCTTAAAGCCTCTCCTTACTACAGACGAAATCCTTTCCTATGTTCCGGAAGCATCAGAATTCTGCCAGGCAGACAGCCTGCAGATACTAAACATAGACAGCACCAATATGCAGCCAAGCCATTGGATTACCATGGCAAAGGCTATTGAAACTCATTATAAGGATTACGATGGTTTTGTTATCTGCCACGGCACGGATACCATGGCTTATACAGCCTCAGCCCTTTCCTATCTGGTACAGGATTCGGAAAAGCCCATTGTCATCACCGGAGCCCAAAGGCCCATTGACATGGAAAACACCGATGCCCGCACGAATTTATCAGACAGTCTCCGGTTTGCCAGCGAGTCTAAGGCCCATGGCGTTACCATTGCGTTTGATGGCAAGGTGATTGCAGGCACCAGAGGGAAAAAGGAGCGCACCAAGAGCTACAATGCTTTTTCCAGCATTAATTTTCCATATATTGCCGCGATCCAGGATGGACACGTGCTGTTTTACGTAGATGATAAGGCTTCCTGTCCCAGGCAGGTTCGGTTTTTCCAAAAGCTGAATCCTCATGTGGCATTAATGAAACTGATTCCTTCCATGGGGTCTGACGTTCTGGATTTTATGGCAGAGCATTATGATGCGGTGATCATAGAATCCTTTGGTGTCGGCGGCCTCCCCTCCTATGATACCGGTGATTTTTATAAGGCCGTTAAAAAGTGGATCAAACTTGGTAAAACCGTGGTCATGGCCACCCAGGTGACCAATGAGGGCAGCGATATGTCTGTGTACGAAGTCGGACATTCCATAAAAAAGGAGCTGGGACTTTTAGAAGCTTATGATATGACTCTGGAAGCCACAGTGACGAAGCTCATGTGGATTCTGGGACAGACCAGTGACGAAAATGAGATACGTGAATTATTTTACCGTACCATTAACAGAGATATTCTTTGGCAGGCTTAA
- a CDS encoding exopolyphosphatase, whose protein sequence is MAIRLFAAIDVGSFELELGIYEISAKTGIRKVDHVRHVIALGRDTYNDGKISYELVEEMCQVIKDFADIMQSYKVIGYRAYATSALREAKNSRIVLDQIRVRTGIEVRVISNSEQRFISYKAIASKDAEFHKIIQKGTAIVDVGFGSMQVSLFDRDALVSTHNLMLGVLRIREMMGTVQVDNQMQNTLIEEMVDNELYTFRKVYLKDREIKNLIGIGESILYLSRGSRGGKPVERVTAEEFAFFYEKIVEMSLDQIQERFGVNSEYASLLVPAAIIFKRVLELTKAELFWIPGIRLCDSIAAEFAEETKAVKFNHDFSEDILAASRNMAKRYKCHGPHTVNMEKFVVDIFDSMKKYHGMGKRERLLLQIAAILHACGKFISMRNPSESAYHIIMSTEIIGLSHMEREIIANAVRYNGVEFDYNRIHLSEEVFRNTKGEFSHEDSIILVGKLTAILRLANSLDRSHKQKLSDTHMSVKNGQLVVTVSYEGDITLESMAFRQKADFFEEIFGIRPILKQKRRLS, encoded by the coding sequence ATGGCAATACGATTATTTGCCGCCATTGATGTTGGATCGTTTGAACTGGAGCTTGGTATCTATGAGATTTCTGCTAAGACAGGAATCCGTAAGGTGGACCATGTCCGTCATGTCATTGCTCTTGGAAGGGACACCTATAATGATGGAAAGATCAGCTATGAGCTGGTGGAGGAGATGTGTCAGGTCATAAAGGATTTTGCGGATATCATGCAGTCTTATAAGGTGATCGGGTACCGGGCCTACGCAACCAGTGCTCTGCGGGAAGCGAAAAACAGCCGGATCGTGCTGGATCAGATCCGGGTGAGGACCGGTATCGAAGTGCGGGTCATCAGCAACTCCGAGCAGCGATTTATCAGTTATAAGGCCATCGCCTCAAAGGATGCGGAATTCCATAAGATCATACAAAAAGGTACAGCCATTGTGGATGTGGGCTTTGGAAGCATGCAGGTTTCCCTTTTCGACAGGGATGCCCTGGTTTCCACCCATAACCTGATGTTAGGTGTCTTAAGGATCCGTGAAATGATGGGGACCGTACAAGTCGATAACCAGATGCAGAATACCCTGATCGAGGAAATGGTGGATAATGAACTATATACATTCCGCAAGGTTTACTTAAAGGACAGGGAGATCAAAAATCTGATCGGGATAGGAGAAAGCATCCTATATCTGTCCCGGGGCAGCCGCGGCGGAAAGCCAGTGGAGCGGGTCACTGCAGAGGAATTCGCGTTTTTTTATGAAAAAATTGTAGAAATGTCCTTAGACCAGATTCAGGAACGGTTTGGAGTTAATTCGGAATACGCATCCCTCCTGGTTCCGGCGGCTATCATCTTTAAACGAGTTTTGGAACTGACCAAGGCAGAGCTTTTCTGGATTCCGGGAATCCGCTTATGCGACAGCATTGCCGCCGAATTTGCAGAGGAGACAAAGGCAGTGAAATTCAACCATGATTTTTCCGAGGACATTCTTGCGGCCTCCCGCAATATGGCAAAGCGCTATAAATGCCATGGTCCTCATACGGTGAATATGGAAAAATTCGTGGTAGATATCTTTGACAGCATGAAGAAATATCACGGAATGGGAAAGAGAGAGAGGCTTCTTTTGCAGATTGCCGCCATCCTTCACGCCTGCGGCAAATTTATCAGCATGAGAAACCCCAGCGAATCTGCCTACCATATCATCATGTCAACAGAGATCATCGGTCTGTCCCATATGGAGCGGGAGATCATCGCCAATGCGGTCCGCTACAATGGGGTGGAATTTGATTATAACAGGATCCATTTAAGCGAAGAGGTGTTCCGGAATACAAAAGGAGAATTTTCTCATGAGGACAGCATCATACTTGTGGGAAAGCTGACAGCCATTTTAAGGCTTGCCAATTCCCTGGACCGCAGCCACAAGCAGAAGCTGTCAGACACCCATATGAGCGTAAAGAACGGACAGTTGGTGGTGACCGTCTCTTATGAGGGCGATATTACCCTGGAATCCATGGCATTCCGGCAAAAAGCAGATTTTTTTGAAGAAATATTCGGTATAAGGCCCATATTAAAACAGAAGAGGAGGTTATCCTGA
- the cls gene encoding cardiolipin synthase: METIFLQAVDIWNWLIDHLIYINLILSIIIVFFQRRDPKAVWTWLLALYFVPVFGILVYLLLGQDMRKGKMFRIKEVEDRVRYSAKNQEEFLKSHDISLVSSLSRDYEDLVLYNLETSGSVLTVDNTVEIFTDGEEKFKDLRMELSNAAHFIHLQYYIIKDDEVFDSIIPILIERARAGVEVRILCDGMGGRFMRKDKWNQLKENGVKVGIFFPPILGRLQLRVNYRNHRKIVVIDNRVGYVGGFNIGREYISKDTRFGYWRDTHLKLQGGSVLSLQIRFALDWNYATGENLFRNMKYFCEDEDGSCLDFLGVVDINDERKHLGIQIIASGPDARSRQIRDNYIRLFSKARDHIYIQTPYFVPDDAVLTALSVAARSGVDVRLMIPCKPDHPFVYWASYSYVGDLISAGARCYTYENGFLHSKGVMTDGKVSSYGTANMDIRSFELNFEVNAVIYDEETTRRLEALFLEDLKVCKEITREVYGERSLFIRIKEQGSRLLSPLL, translated from the coding sequence ATGGAAACGATTTTTTTGCAGGCAGTTGATATTTGGAACTGGCTGATTGATCATCTGATTTATATCAACCTGATTCTATCAATTATTATCGTATTTTTTCAGCGCCGTGATCCCAAGGCAGTCTGGACCTGGCTCCTGGCCCTGTATTTTGTTCCCGTATTCGGTATTCTTGTTTATCTGCTTTTGGGCCAGGATATGCGAAAGGGCAAGATGTTCCGGATTAAGGAAGTGGAAGACCGGGTGCGTTATTCCGCAAAGAACCAGGAAGAATTTTTAAAAAGCCATGATATCAGCCTGGTATCGTCTTTGTCCCGTGACTATGAGGATCTTGTGCTGTACAATCTGGAGACTTCCGGATCTGTGCTGACCGTTGATAATACGGTTGAGATTTTTACGGACGGGGAAGAAAAATTTAAAGACTTGAGAATGGAGCTTTCCAATGCAGCCCATTTTATTCATTTGCAGTATTATATTATTAAGGACGATGAAGTGTTTGACTCTATAATTCCCATCCTCATAGAGCGGGCCAGAGCAGGAGTTGAAGTGCGCATTCTCTGCGACGGTATGGGAGGGCGTTTCATGCGTAAGGATAAATGGAACCAGCTCAAGGAAAACGGGGTAAAGGTAGGAATCTTTTTCCCGCCCATACTCGGCAGGCTTCAGCTTCGTGTAAACTACAGAAACCACAGAAAGATCGTGGTCATTGACAACAGGGTCGGATATGTGGGAGGCTTCAACATCGGCCGGGAATATATTTCAAAGGATACCAGGTTCGGTTATTGGAGAGATACCCATTTAAAGCTGCAGGGAGGGTCTGTGCTAAGCCTTCAGATCCGCTTTGCCCTGGACTGGAATTATGCGACAGGAGAAAACCTGTTCCGGAATATGAAATATTTTTGTGAAGATGAAGATGGAAGCTGTCTGGATTTCCTTGGCGTGGTTGACATAAATGACGAGAGAAAACATCTTGGAATCCAGATCATTGCAAGCGGCCCGGATGCAAGGAGCCGCCAGATCCGGGATAATTATATCCGGCTCTTTTCAAAGGCCAGGGATCATATCTACATCCAGACACCTTATTTTGTGCCTGATGATGCTGTGCTTACCGCTTTGTCAGTAGCTGCCCGTTCCGGTGTTGATGTAAGGCTGATGATCCCCTGTAAGCCGGATCATCCTTTTGTTTACTGGGCTTCCTATTCCTATGTGGGGGATTTGATATCTGCCGGGGCCAGGTGCTATACCTATGAAAACGGGTTTCTCCATTCCAAGGGGGTCATGACCGACGGAAAGGTCAGCTCTTATGGCACTGCCAATATGGATATCCGAAGCTTTGAGTTAAATTTTGAAGTAAATGCGGTAATCTATGACGAGGAGACGACCCGCAGGCTGGAAGCTCTGTTCCTGGAGGACCTAAAGGTGTGCAAAGAGATCACAAGAGAGGTGTATGGAGAGAGGAGTCTTTTCATCCGGATCAAGGAACAGGGGAGCAGATTGTTGTCTCCTCTATTATAG
- a CDS encoding response regulator transcription factor, protein MSETISILVVDDEKEIADLVEIYLVSDGYKVYKANNAEEGLGVLEKTQIHLVLLDIMMPGMDGLQMCKKIRETNNIPIIMLSAKSTDLDKILGLGTGADDYVTKPFNPLELTARVKSQLRRYTQLNPNSAVNEAAKNEIAIRGLTINKDNHKVTVYGEEIKLTPIEFDILYLLASNPGRVFSTDEIFEKVWNEKVYEANNTVMVHIRRLRGKMKEDTRQNKIITTVWGVGYKIEK, encoded by the coding sequence ATGTCCGAGACAATAAGCATTTTGGTTGTGGATGATGAGAAAGAGATTGCAGACCTGGTGGAGATCTATCTGGTCAGTGATGGCTATAAAGTATATAAAGCGAATAATGCGGAAGAAGGACTGGGAGTTCTGGAAAAGACCCAGATCCATCTGGTACTTTTAGACATCATGATGCCAGGAATGGATGGCCTGCAAATGTGTAAAAAAATACGGGAGACCAATAACATTCCCATCATCATGCTCAGCGCCAAGTCCACGGATCTGGACAAAATACTGGGACTTGGAACCGGGGCAGATGACTACGTGACAAAACCCTTTAACCCTCTGGAGCTGACGGCACGGGTAAAATCCCAGCTTCGCCGTTATACCCAGTTAAACCCCAACAGTGCGGTAAATGAAGCTGCTAAGAATGAAATCGCAATAAGAGGACTGACCATTAACAAGGATAACCATAAGGTGACTGTTTATGGGGAAGAGATTAAGCTCACCCCCATTGAGTTTGACATCCTTTACTTACTGGCCTCTAATCCCGGAAGAGTGTTCAGCACCGATGAGATCTTTGAAAAGGTGTGGAATGAAAAGGTTTATGAGGCAAACAACACAGTTATGGTACATATCAGACGGCTGCGGGGAAAGATGAAAGAGGATACCAGACAGAACAAGATCATCACCACTGTTTGGGGGGTAGGATACAAAATTGAAAAGTGA